The sequence aagcgatagctggacatcgctcagaaTTGAAATCTTCCAAGTTGGCGCTTTggaccaccggaggtgtacaggattcataagtaagcaaggaatgtaaaataacaacattgccaatgacaacaacattatcctctcttgtaaatgttgggacaaactccactcgcaataagcgtttgtcccaaactgcaacagaataggacaatgatcgcctgccacgcattttgagaagtagtcggtttctgatgatgtttttggttaaattagtatcagttatcatagattagacataaacttaaccatctgttgacatgatttgcgttttacttctAAAATATACAAgctatcgcagtttgaaaagttcacaacaattacctctccatgtttgttgcaaataaaatgaaacgcaacaatgtctttatcttctgcagatggggacaaagagttatcgctattctcttttgtcgcttgtttttttcagcgacaattacattccttgtaAGTAAGTAATTACAGCCCAACATTGAAGCAAAAAAGAACATATTGAGAAGTCTTCAAGACAAAGAAGCCCAGAATAAAAAACCTATCATTTAAGCATTCATAAATCACAAGGAAGCTGTGAAAAATTCTCACGCGAACACCATCAATACCTAAACTTTTGCCTAAATCCGAGTTCAGCTATAAAGAAATTTCTGCAAGGCAGCAAGATTGTAAGATTGCGATGTCAATAAACATCTGGGTTTGATGACAGTATTTCCATGTGATTAACATGGTAGAAAACTAGGACATTTCCTTCAGGCTTAGTGATCAGGAAGTGATCTGGAGCCATGCGAGTCTCAGAACGTTAAATTACCCTGTGAGCTGATGAAACATCagaataaacattttttgctttttcagtaattcttttTTTAAACTTTGGTTTGTAATATCCTGCTCAAAATGGCCATGTATAAAAAATAATCCCAAGAAAATTGcctgtcgtaagacgagtttagtactattccatttaattcaaccACGTTATAATCTTCATTCTACTAAAAAAGCTTAATTATTTTCTTAAACTGCCAGAAAGATattgtcaaattgttcaaaaaagtgtTATAACAATTAAGTTAGTGAAGCATAAATGTCACGTTTCCTTTTCAGCCCAAACTATAAAAAGAACACAGATGCTTCATTCCCCTGTCTATGATACTGTTGCGTCTCATATTTCTATACTTTCTCCATACCATAATCGTGTATATATTATTAGAACTAGAACTAtttctaacaaataatcaaaaccactactcacttttcacatttctTCGCCATAACGAAACCCTCATCCCGCAGGCTGGCCACCGTTATCTGAATCTTGTCCTTGGTGGCAGGTGTGTAGAAGTGTTGCGCCGCAATCCGGATAGCCCACAGCGCCAAACCTCCCGTGCCGACGATCAGAATTTTCACCTTCTCGTTCGGTCGCTTCTGCAGCAGATCGTCCACGATCGTGTGGGCCGACACGATGGCGCTCTGAGCCAGCAGTGCACCGGTGGGCAACGTGGCCGCCACACTGAGTGGCAGCGAGTCCGGAATAGGAATCAGATACTTCAGATCGGGAACCACCATCAGTTCGCTGTAGCCGCAGGGAACGCCCTCGTACGGATACAGCACAACGCGCTGGCCCACCTTGAAGCCACAGTCTTCGTTCAGTTCACTACCGAGTGATTCTATGACGCCGGCTACTTCGAACCCAGGGAACAGGGCCCCATCCCGCACGCCGTGATGTGCGGCAGGATTGTGCTGAATGGCGACCGATGTCTGATGAGCCTGAGAAGATGTGTTGTCTGGTCCTTCCTCGCTAATACTGGAGCAGTTGCCGCTCTGCATCTGTTTGGCCAGCATATGCAGCGACGTGGTAATGTCACCCGTATCCGACAGCTGACTGCTGATCGATGAGATCGATGTGGACTGATTCTTACGGTAGCATGCCCCAGCGTAGACGACCAGGATGCGGGCCCCGGAGGGCGGTGTGTCCGGCACCGGGACCACCAGATTGAACACGCAATCTTTGATCTTCGGTGCGGGCGTTTCGATCGATACCTGGCGGATGAGCTTACTCATGGCGGCTTCTCTCAGGCGTGACGCTGTGTCCAACGATATAGAACGTCTGCGGGTGGAGGGGGAAAAAAGGGGAGAAATTAGATCATCGCAGTAGTGGTTGGTTTTAAATACGGATCATTTCCATAAACGCACCAATAAGAACGTGTAATATTGAATACAGTTATCCCGAACAACTGATCGTGCGAGTAACAGGTCGGAGCGATTGAGTAATATCGCTTGTAAAAGTATATAGCGATCTCGTTACGATAATAGTTGCTTGACCTTAAAGAACCTTGAAAAGTTTGGTTGATGTTGTTTAGTGGTGGTGTGAGCTGCTAAAACGTGGGCCATTCAGTAGGTATGAGAAACGGTGTTGACGGGGTGTAAGGAAAGTAGTCTGTTACGCAAAGATTTCGCGCGTTTCGATTTCAACCGGCTTGAAGTTTGTTTCATATCGACAATATTTATTTTAGCATAGGAAGAGAACATCtattttttgattaatttgataaatagttttcgatttatTAACCCAAACTAAAACGTTCTGTTGAAGttgtataaaaaataattatggTTTAAAGCTCAATCATATTCCGATCAGTtagacataacaaaattatatcacatttatatcaatatgtgttgaGAATAAAAATatctgcaataattttgttataaattatcTGTGCCGGATTAACAAAAGAATATTctatgatcgtcataacatgattataacacaaTGTGATATAATATTGCAATAGAGCAAAACTTGTAACACAGCCAGTGGtaattttgttcttttcaatagcatagcatagcatagttacggtgttcTTCGTAGACTGTACACAAGTGATActcttgtttttcttttgaaatccttaattAGATTGCTatcgaaatcaaggtgggtgtggttcTTAATTGCAATCTAGGATAGAAATTACAAGAGCATGATGATTGCTACTCCTGGCCATACCCATCTTTATCGTAACTTGGTAGGGGAAGGAAGTGTGGATatagtacttacttaatgagaggccgccgactcagcgacacccacATAAAtatcacggagttggatattggcgAAGGTATTctttgggtcaggatttgcctgtagctgacaataatgtgaccagaccatggtagatcttacaccgtaacacaccacgcaaaggtttCTACCCaattttgttcttttcaataacataatttgtaatAATTCTATATAGctattttcatcatttttcatgTAACACattgagttatatttttgttctatTGAAAACATATTAAGTAACGATTTTGTTTAAGCtagataaaattttgttactttaactactaatggtacatttTTTTAACAACCCCTGCTATAAAATAATTGCTGTAACAAAATAACAAGCTCTGATATAT comes from Armigeres subalbatus isolate Guangzhou_Male chromosome 2, GZ_Asu_2, whole genome shotgun sequence and encodes:
- the LOC134212956 gene encoding quinone oxidoreductase isoform X1, which translates into the protein MAVQVDNLLLSEIGRSISLDTASRLREAAMSKLIRQVSIETPAPKIKDCVFNLVVPVPDTPPSGARILVVYAGACYRKNQSTSISSISSQLSDTGDITTSLHMLAKQMQSGNCSSISEEGPDNTSSQAHQTSVAIQHNPAAHHGVRDGALFPGFEVAGVIESLGSELNEDCGFKVGQRVVLYPYEGVPCGYSELMVVPDLKYLIPIPDSLPLSVAATLPTGALLAQSAIVSAHTIVDDLLQKRPNEKVKILIVGTGGLALWAIRIAAQHFYTPATKDKIQITVASLRDEGFVMAKKCEKVNVVQWNEDLYEKQLIERTHDACDGLVDIVIDFGTTSRSLHRSMQCLTKGGHVFISDEIAEKLIVRFAKRAEERGVFVEVVPTGTVEQLHELVKLVDSGAIEPPPHTVFPSEQAAEVVRKLASSEIPGRAILKFHDVE
- the LOC134212956 gene encoding quinone oxidoreductase isoform X2 — protein: MSKLIRQVSIETPAPKIKDCVFNLVVPVPDTPPSGARILVVYAGACYRKNQSTSISSISSQLSDTGDITTSLHMLAKQMQSGNCSSISEEGPDNTSSQAHQTSVAIQHNPAAHHGVRDGALFPGFEVAGVIESLGSELNEDCGFKVGQRVVLYPYEGVPCGYSELMVVPDLKYLIPIPDSLPLSVAATLPTGALLAQSAIVSAHTIVDDLLQKRPNEKVKILIVGTGGLALWAIRIAAQHFYTPATKDKIQITVASLRDEGFVMAKKCEKVNVVQWNEDLYEKQLIERTHDACDGLVDIVIDFGTTSRSLHRSMQCLTKGGHVFISDEIAEKLIVRFAKRAEERGVFVEVVPTGTVEQLHELVKLVDSGAIEPPPHTVFPSEQAAEVVRKLASSEIPGRAILKFHDVE